The nucleotide window TTAAAACACGAACGATAAAATGAGTATTATAATTAATAGTTCGTAATTTTAATTGACTACCTTGCTTTCATTTGTTATATTTACCAATGGTTAAGCAAATAACTGATTGGCGGGGGATGCTGTATGAATACAAACTATGATGTGATTGTCGTTGGAGCAGGTCCGGCAGGTATATTTACTTGTTATGAATTATCTTTGAAGATGCCTGAAGCGAAAGTCTTGCTTGTTGACAAAGGCCACGATATTTATCGGAGGAACTGCCCGATTTTACAAAAGAAGATTGAAAAATGTCCGCCAGCAGCAGGGAAGAAAGATTTTGCCGGTTGCCTGCCGGCATGTTCGATTACGAATGGGTTTGGCGGTGCCGGAGCCTATTCGGATGGAAAGTTCAACATTACAAGTGAATTCGGCGGATGGATGACGGATTATCTTCCTGATTCAAAAGTTGTCGAATTAATAAAATATGTAGATGCAATCAATTTAAATCATGGCGCAACCGAAAGTATCACAGATCCGATGACAGATAAGGTCCGTGAAATTGAGCGAAGAGGCTATGCTGCCGGATTGAAGCTGCTAAGGGCACAGGTACGCCATCTTGGTACTGAGCAGAATCTCGAGATCTTGAAAAATATTTTTGAGTACTTAAAAGATAAAGTTGATATGGCATTCAAGACAGAAATCCAGGATTTGATTACCGAAAAAACACCAGAAGGCTATAAAGTCACAGGTATTGAGCTTAGGAACGGTGACAATATATTTGCTGATAAAGTTGTAGTTGCCCCTGGCCGTGACGGATCCAAGTGGCTGACACAGTTATTGAAAAAAAGAAGGCTCAAAATGATCAATAACCAGGTCGATATTGG belongs to Mesobacillus subterraneus and includes:
- a CDS encoding NAD(P)/FAD-dependent oxidoreductase: MNTNYDVIVVGAGPAGIFTCYELSLKMPEAKVLLVDKGHDIYRRNCPILQKKIEKCPPAAGKKDFAGCLPACSITNGFGGAGAYSDGKFNITSEFGGWMTDYLPDSKVVELIKYVDAINLNHGATESITDPMTDKVREIERRGYAAGLKLLRAQVRHLGTEQNLEILKNIFEYLKDKVDMAFKTEIQDLITEKTPEGYKVTGIELRNGDNIFADKVVVAPGRDGSKWLTQLLKKRRLKMINNQVDIGVRVETSNVVMEEINEHLYEGKFIFNTSVGTSVRTFCSNPSGHVVVENHSGIMLANGHAYKDPNLGSGNTNFALLVSHTFSEPFDKPNEYAHEISRLANSLSNGGLIVQKYGDILKGRRSTEKRIKEGFLEPTMKEAVPGDLGLVLPYNTLKSLIEMTEALNQVTPGLASEHTLFYGVEAKFYSARPKLNDRFETEISCLYVGGDGAGITRGLAQASACGVWIATDIIQKSKTGRKTEPALV